In a single window of the Xylanimonas protaetiae genome:
- a CDS encoding helicase-related protein — MLLEELKPGLRISGLIPGEVITVIAAQQHGVNALELTYKRTDGSLGQRVVFRKDESALSIARTGSRAFDANATDFKMVAEAQRIRLAGLFDPMLAVATSDVQPLPHQIRAVYGELLPRTPLRFLLADDPGAGKTIMAGLYVKELILRDDVRQCLIVAPGGLVEQWQDELFLKFGLRFELLTNQLIDADINVNVFESHPLLIARMDQLSRDEVLQAQLLDTQWDLIVVDEAHRMGAHYFGGKLEKTKRFQLGEKLGSITRHFLLMTATPHSGKEEDFQAFLTLLDKDRYEGKGKQTADTTGIMRRMVKEDLLTFEGRRLFPERVAETVPYELTAAEHDLYEMVTSYVRDGMNRAEKLDGKRRNTVGFALTVLQRRLASSPEAIYKSLGRRSARLAKRREDILAGRFVEKDTDVDLSGIDEDEYDADQIEELEEEFLDAATAAATVEELEKELAELEILIGAAKRVRDSGTDKKWTELSQILQDHALTTDGKGSPRKLIIFTEHRDTLDYLTQRIRSLLGRTEAVRAIHGGVRRQERRQITEEFTKNAGVQILIATDAAGEGLNLQAAHLMVNYDLPWNPNRIEQRFGRIHRIGQTEVCRLWNLVAANTREGEVFLRLLEKIDEMRRAYGGKVFDVLGEAFAETPLRNLLKDAIQYGERIEVRERMHQVIDASIADGIKDLLDERALASDHLGEADLASLRAAMDEARARRLQPHYIELAFKAAFARLGGRIARREQGRYEIGNVPQHIRASKYGPIATRYDRVTFDLGRTDVEGTPRADLLAPGHPLHDAVVDEAIRNFGGALNSGTVLVSATLEEPALLVGVVEEVADATGASVAKRFGYAYVDAHGTITPAGPAPYLDCVAAPDSDIVTAARAMLWLSEAEDAATSWIIANQLPEYLAEVQPRRLAELERTRELVTRRLESERDRLVMDAIVAGEDERAGKKPKESADSLNRKAVDLDTRLRRRLETLDQQVLMSTKPPLINTAALVLPLAMVQGEVPAAAPMHAKETKEVERRGVDLVLARERELGRKPVEQAFNNKGFDILSTDAAGDTYRIEVKARIDGATDFFVTHNEVLTGKNAAPRYRLALVKVAPAGAAHDDVRYLEDPFATTDLGDFDATGVRGDWAKTWAKGRSPF; from the coding sequence GTGCTGCTCGAAGAACTGAAGCCGGGGTTGCGGATCTCGGGGTTGATCCCGGGAGAGGTGATCACGGTCATAGCTGCTCAGCAGCACGGCGTGAACGCTCTGGAGCTGACGTACAAGCGGACCGATGGGTCCCTCGGGCAGCGGGTCGTCTTCCGCAAGGACGAGTCCGCGCTGTCGATCGCTCGAACGGGCAGCCGGGCGTTCGATGCGAACGCGACGGACTTCAAGATGGTCGCCGAGGCGCAGCGCATCCGGCTTGCGGGTCTGTTCGACCCGATGCTCGCGGTCGCGACGTCGGACGTGCAGCCGCTGCCGCACCAGATCCGCGCCGTCTACGGCGAGCTTCTCCCACGCACCCCGCTGCGGTTCCTGCTCGCGGACGACCCGGGGGCGGGCAAAACGATCATGGCTGGCCTGTACGTCAAAGAGCTGATCCTGCGCGACGACGTCAGGCAGTGCTTGATCGTCGCCCCCGGCGGCCTCGTTGAGCAGTGGCAGGACGAGCTGTTCTTGAAGTTCGGGCTCCGGTTTGAGCTCCTGACCAACCAGCTCATCGACGCCGACATCAATGTCAATGTCTTCGAGAGCCACCCGCTGCTCATCGCTCGCATGGACCAGCTCTCGCGCGACGAGGTCCTCCAGGCGCAGTTGCTGGACACACAGTGGGATCTCATCGTCGTCGACGAGGCCCACCGGATGGGCGCGCACTACTTCGGCGGGAAGCTTGAGAAGACTAAGCGGTTCCAGCTCGGCGAGAAGCTCGGCAGCATCACGCGCCACTTCCTTCTGATGACCGCCACCCCGCACTCGGGCAAGGAGGAGGACTTCCAGGCCTTCCTCACCCTGCTCGACAAGGACCGGTACGAGGGCAAGGGCAAGCAGACCGCAGACACCACCGGGATCATGCGCCGCATGGTCAAGGAAGACCTCCTGACGTTCGAGGGCCGGCGACTGTTCCCCGAGCGCGTGGCCGAGACCGTCCCGTACGAGCTCACTGCCGCGGAGCACGACCTGTACGAGATGGTCACCTCGTACGTGCGCGACGGAATGAACCGGGCCGAGAAGCTCGACGGCAAGCGGCGCAACACGGTCGGGTTCGCCCTCACCGTCCTCCAGCGGCGCCTCGCGTCGAGCCCCGAGGCGATCTACAAGTCCCTCGGCCGCCGCTCCGCGCGACTGGCCAAGCGCCGCGAGGACATCCTCGCGGGCCGGTTCGTCGAGAAGGACACCGACGTCGACCTGTCGGGCATCGACGAGGACGAGTACGACGCCGACCAGATCGAGGAGTTGGAGGAGGAGTTCCTCGATGCGGCCACCGCCGCGGCCACGGTCGAGGAGCTTGAGAAGGAGCTCGCCGAGCTTGAGATCCTGATCGGTGCCGCGAAGAGGGTGCGGGACTCGGGCACGGACAAGAAGTGGACCGAGCTGTCGCAGATCCTCCAGGACCACGCGCTCACCACGGACGGGAAGGGTTCGCCGCGCAAGCTCATCATCTTCACCGAGCACCGCGACACCCTCGACTACCTGACCCAGCGCATCCGGTCTCTGCTCGGCAGGACGGAGGCGGTCAGGGCGATCCACGGTGGGGTTCGCCGCCAGGAGCGGCGGCAGATCACCGAGGAGTTCACCAAGAACGCGGGCGTCCAGATCCTCATTGCGACGGACGCCGCCGGTGAGGGTCTCAACCTCCAGGCCGCGCACCTGATGGTCAACTACGACCTGCCGTGGAACCCGAACCGGATCGAGCAGCGCTTCGGCCGCATCCACCGCATCGGCCAGACCGAGGTCTGCCGTTTGTGGAATTTGGTCGCGGCGAACACCCGCGAGGGTGAGGTGTTCCTGCGACTGCTGGAGAAGATCGACGAGATGCGCCGCGCGTATGGCGGCAAGGTCTTCGACGTCCTCGGGGAGGCGTTCGCCGAGACCCCGCTGCGCAACCTCCTCAAGGACGCCATCCAGTACGGTGAGCGGATCGAGGTGCGCGAACGCATGCATCAGGTCATCGACGCCTCCATCGCCGACGGCATCAAGGATCTGCTCGACGAACGTGCGCTCGCGTCCGATCACCTTGGCGAGGCCGATCTGGCGAGCCTGCGCGCCGCGATGGACGAGGCACGCGCGCGCCGCCTCCAGCCGCACTACATCGAGCTGGCGTTCAAGGCCGCGTTTGCCCGCCTGGGAGGCAGGATCGCCCGGCGTGAGCAGGGCCGGTACGAGATCGGGAACGTACCCCAGCACATCCGGGCGTCCAAGTACGGCCCCATTGCGACCCGGTACGACCGTGTGACCTTCGACCTCGGGCGGACTGACGTCGAGGGAACGCCGCGCGCCGATCTGCTCGCTCCGGGACACCCCCTGCACGACGCCGTCGTGGACGAGGCCATCCGCAACTTCGGAGGCGCCCTCAACTCCGGCACTGTGCTCGTCTCCGCGACGCTAGAAGAGCCGGCCCTGCTGGTCGGCGTCGTCGAGGAGGTCGCCGACGCGACCGGCGCGTCGGTCGCGAAGAGGTTCGGGTACGCCTACGTCGACGCACACGGCACGATCACCCCGGCGGGCCCCGCCCCGTACCTCGACTGCGTTGCCGCGCCCGATTCCGACATCGTCACCGCGGCGCGCGCCATGCTGTGGCTCAGCGAGGCAGAAGACGCGGCGACGTCGTGGATCATTGCCAACCAGCTCCCTGAGTACCTCGCCGAGGTCCAACCCCGCCGCCTCGCCGAGCTGGAGCGCACCCGCGAGCTGGTGACCCGTCGCCTGGAGTCGGAGCGCGACCGCCTTGTCATGGACGCCATCGTCGCGGGCGAGGACGAGCGCGCGGGCAAGAAGCCGAAGGAGTCCGCCGACTCCCTGAACCGCAAGGCAGTCGACCTCGACACCCGCCTGCGCCGCCGCCTGGAGACCTTGGACCAGCAGGTCCTGATGTCGACCAAGCCGCCGCTGATCAACACCGCAGCACTCGTACTGCCGCTCGCGATGGTGCAGGGCGAGGTCCCCGCGGCCGCGCCCATGCACGCCAAGGAGACCAAGGAGGTCGAGCGCCGCGGCGTCGACCTCGTGCTGGCCCGCGAACGCGAGCTCGGCCGCAAACCCGTCGAGCAGGCGTTCAACAACAAGGGCTTCGACATCCTCTCCACGGACGCGGCCGGCGACACGTACCGCATCGAGGTCAAGGCCCGCATCGACGGCGCCACCGACTTCTTCGTGACCCACAACGAGGTCCTCACGGGCAAGAACGCCGCCCCGCGCTACCGCCTTGCCCTCGTCAAGGTCGCACCCGCGGGCGCAGCCCACGACGACGTCCGCTACCTCGAGGACCCCTTCGCCACCACCGACCTCGGCGACTTCGATGCGACGGGCGTCCGCGGCGACTGGGCGAAGACCTGGGCCAAGGGCCGCTCGCCGTTCTGA
- a CDS encoding DUF1156 domain-containing protein: protein MTKRKLIEVALPLEAINKESAREKSIRHGHPSTLHLWWARRPLAAARAVLFAQLVDDPSSRPEEFPTEEAQRAERERLHGIIERLVVWENVRDEKLLAEAHAEIVKSAPKDDDGNPVLPKILDPFAGGGTIPLEAQRLGLEAHASDLNPVAVLINKALIEIPPKFAGMKPVHRDDKGGLLADDRAFWKGAEGLAADVRAYGQWMRDEAEKRIGHLYPRATLPDGSKATVIAWIWARTVTCPNPACGIEMPLVRSWWLGKKKGKEAYVVPTVVADPSHKSGRRVEFTIGHDVAHAPTRDGDGTMHGRTGGVCVSCSTAVSTEYIRDHGRQGKVGQTLMATVAEGNRQRVYLAPTAEHIRAADVSKPTEVPSGEVATNPRWFSPPAYGLTQFADLFTNRQLTALTTFSDLVAEARDRVLDDAAATGMPNGAPLADGGTNAQAYADAVATYLACVIGRLTDYMSSLTTWASNPQMEILRNLFARQAIPMAWDYAEGNPFADKSGSVAKMVEAVAKPLEYIPASPSGTANQADAAARSFANLVVSTDPPYYDNIGYSDLSDFFYVWLRRSLRPVLPGLFSTMLVPKAEELVANPYRHDGKAGAERFFEDGFRDVFAHARGSASSSYPMTVYYAFKQSETDGAGEASTGWETLLEGMIRGGWEITSTWPLRSERGGRMISVGTNALASSIVLSLRPRPASSSTTDRRGFIAALEAELPDALRKLQQGAIAPVDLPQAAIGPGMAVFSRFAGVLEPDGSKMTVRSALARINEILDQVLSDQEGDYKPDTRFAITWYRLHGYEPGKSGEAENVATARAVVLSDLARSGILTHRGGIVQLISPSDLTGDYDPATDHHISVWEVLQHLIQVLERDGIAPVGDLLRAALDRPAADIDADEVKELAHLLFRIAEANGWTKDALSFNTLVTSWPEIVDVARQAPALAPSTQGAFSFDSED, encoded by the coding sequence GTGACGAAGCGCAAGCTCATCGAGGTGGCCCTGCCGCTGGAGGCGATCAACAAGGAGTCCGCGCGCGAGAAGTCCATCCGGCATGGGCACCCTTCGACACTCCACCTCTGGTGGGCTCGCCGACCCCTCGCCGCCGCTCGCGCCGTGCTGTTCGCGCAGCTCGTCGACGACCCGTCTTCGCGCCCCGAGGAGTTCCCGACCGAGGAAGCACAGCGTGCCGAGCGCGAGCGCCTCCACGGCATCATCGAACGGCTCGTGGTGTGGGAGAACGTCCGGGACGAGAAGCTCCTCGCAGAGGCGCACGCCGAGATCGTCAAGTCCGCACCCAAGGACGATGATGGCAACCCCGTGCTGCCGAAGATCCTCGACCCGTTCGCAGGCGGGGGCACCATCCCCCTCGAAGCCCAGCGTCTAGGACTTGAGGCCCACGCGAGCGACCTCAACCCCGTCGCCGTCCTCATCAACAAGGCCCTCATCGAGATTCCACCCAAGTTCGCCGGGATGAAGCCCGTCCACCGCGACGACAAGGGCGGACTCCTCGCCGACGACCGCGCCTTCTGGAAGGGCGCCGAGGGCCTCGCCGCCGACGTACGCGCCTACGGCCAGTGGATGCGCGACGAAGCCGAGAAGCGCATCGGCCACCTCTATCCCCGGGCCACCCTCCCCGACGGGTCGAAGGCCACCGTCATCGCCTGGATCTGGGCACGCACCGTCACCTGCCCCAACCCCGCCTGCGGCATCGAGATGCCCCTCGTTCGTTCCTGGTGGCTTGGCAAGAAGAAAGGCAAGGAGGCCTACGTCGTTCCCACCGTCGTCGCCGATCCCAGCCACAAGTCCGGCCGCCGCGTCGAGTTCACCATCGGGCACGACGTCGCACACGCGCCGACAAGGGACGGCGATGGAACAATGCACGGGCGAACTGGTGGTGTCTGCGTCTCCTGCTCGACCGCAGTGTCGACCGAGTACATTCGCGACCACGGGAGACAGGGCAAGGTCGGGCAAACTCTCATGGCTACGGTTGCGGAAGGCAATCGTCAGCGCGTCTATCTGGCACCGACGGCCGAGCATATCCGAGCCGCCGACGTTTCGAAGCCAACTGAAGTCCCTTCGGGTGAGGTCGCCACAAACCCGCGTTGGTTCTCTCCGCCCGCGTATGGTCTGACTCAGTTCGCGGACCTCTTCACGAACCGGCAACTCACCGCACTCACCACCTTCTCCGACCTCGTCGCCGAAGCCCGCGACCGCGTCCTCGACGACGCCGCAGCCACCGGAATGCCCAACGGCGCCCCCCTCGCCGACGGCGGCACCAACGCCCAGGCCTACGCCGACGCCGTCGCCACCTACCTCGCATGCGTGATCGGACGCCTGACTGACTACATGAGTTCACTGACCACTTGGGCCAGCAATCCGCAGATGGAGATCCTTCGAAACCTGTTCGCGAGGCAGGCGATCCCTATGGCTTGGGACTACGCCGAAGGTAACCCCTTTGCTGACAAGTCTGGCAGCGTGGCGAAGATGGTCGAGGCCGTCGCGAAGCCATTGGAGTACATTCCAGCATCGCCCTCCGGCACAGCCAACCAGGCAGACGCTGCTGCGCGATCGTTCGCGAACCTCGTGGTCTCGACCGACCCGCCGTACTACGACAACATCGGGTACTCGGATCTCTCGGACTTCTTCTATGTCTGGCTGCGTCGCTCGCTTCGGCCGGTGCTTCCGGGGTTGTTTTCGACGATGCTCGTGCCGAAGGCGGAGGAGCTTGTCGCTAACCCCTACAGGCACGACGGCAAGGCGGGCGCTGAACGGTTCTTCGAGGATGGCTTCCGCGACGTGTTCGCCCATGCTCGGGGGTCAGCGTCGTCGTCATACCCGATGACGGTCTACTACGCGTTCAAGCAGAGCGAGACCGACGGCGCTGGCGAGGCGTCGACAGGTTGGGAGACGCTCCTCGAGGGAATGATCCGCGGCGGCTGGGAGATCACGTCGACCTGGCCACTCCGATCCGAGCGCGGCGGGCGAATGATCTCAGTGGGCACCAACGCTCTCGCGTCTTCGATCGTTCTGTCGTTGCGGCCGCGTCCGGCGTCGTCGTCGACGACGGATCGTCGTGGGTTCATCGCGGCTCTGGAAGCCGAGCTGCCTGACGCGCTGCGGAAGTTGCAGCAGGGCGCGATCGCGCCAGTGGACCTGCCGCAGGCCGCGATCGGCCCGGGCATGGCGGTCTTCTCGCGGTTCGCGGGCGTACTCGAACCTGACGGTTCCAAGATGACCGTTCGGTCGGCGCTGGCGCGGATCAACGAGATCCTCGACCAGGTGCTGTCCGACCAGGAGGGCGACTACAAGCCCGATACCCGGTTCGCGATCACCTGGTACCGGCTGCACGGCTACGAGCCCGGCAAGTCCGGCGAGGCCGAGAACGTTGCGACGGCCCGCGCGGTCGTGCTCAGCGACCTCGCACGCTCGGGCATCCTGACGCACCGCGGCGGCATCGTGCAGCTGATCTCGCCGTCGGACCTCACGGGCGACTACGACCCCGCGACGGACCACCACATCTCTGTGTGGGAGGTCCTCCAGCATCTGATCCAGGTCTTGGAGCGCGATGGCATCGCCCCGGTCGGCGACCTGCTGCGCGCGGCCCTCGACCGTCCAGCGGCGGACATCGACGCCGACGAGGTCAAGGAGCTCGCTCACCTGCTGTTCCGCATTGCGGAGGCGAACGGGTGGACCAAGGACGCGCTGAGCTTCAACACGCTGGTGACGTCGTGGCCGGAGATCGTCGACGTAGCCCGCCAGGCGCCGGCGCTGGCCCCGAGCACGCAGGGCGCGTTCAGTTTCGATTCGGAGGACTGA
- a CDS encoding DEAD/DEAH box helicase, whose protein sequence is MNKVERARLTATIERLSGWVTAATRMQAERADVEKAGKSAIHVLCRTVAIARGGRPAWQVVPLGPQAAIAIRQLAEANHLPAMSGADERDLASLTASVPKAIEESRSVLGARRLFARRERKDAGANAAEFLTGYEAWAIGRGLDATIENLRPTWTGAATLGAADALSDVVGLRPHLEKLGRLDLIDATPVHELPDAITALNSALKGEEEFRKEATRAGDAVRRAETNEVLAKMHVDRLREATAERLVTKPLVDAGITTVGAVKDTRNLESLPGIGPASARRIRGAAVTIEQTTFDEMPPRIDIKRKTATATILLKALGAWDAARSLRNATSDIERATELVDLAEAVSKQTTHLIVASATSQDAVELLVGVNAVVKRGMALSGARQTTTAPPRDPWEDFLSRPADYYGMLAELGFLTEDEGKAHGDLPEEIVEAVRALALNAEYLTVGTLRGYQSFGARFALVQRKVIIGDEMGLGKTVEAITVLAHLRGAHGLNHFIVVCPAAVVTNWIREIQSKSKLRAHRIHGNERERAALSWTRYGGVAVTTFETLNWFQDNYPLTLTIGAVIVDEAHYIKNPDAQRSRNTAALLRRSERAVFLTGTPLENRLDEFAALVKYLQPQLLVSTNGLSPRTFRKQVAPAYLRRNQEDVLQELPELIEVDEVVPMSSADTAAYRSAVQAGNFMAMRQAAMTQGPSSAKLERLKEIVAEAEANGRRVIVFSHFREVLDQVARALPGEVFGPLTGSVAAVARQRMVDEFSKAGHGAVLVSQIVAGGVGLNIQAASVIVICEPQLKPTTEWQAIARAHRMGQLDTVQVHRLLSEEGVDKRVTEILARKSALFDDFARHSDTAHSAEEAFDITERELAREVVEAERERLFAGGPGPDDAGESDEAAA, encoded by the coding sequence ATGAACAAGGTCGAACGCGCCAGGCTGACCGCAACCATCGAACGCCTCAGCGGGTGGGTCACGGCCGCCACACGGATGCAGGCCGAGCGTGCCGACGTCGAGAAGGCCGGGAAGTCCGCCATCCACGTGCTGTGCCGCACCGTCGCGATTGCGCGTGGTGGGCGCCCCGCGTGGCAGGTGGTGCCGCTCGGCCCACAGGCCGCGATCGCCATCCGGCAACTCGCCGAGGCGAACCACCTGCCCGCCATGTCCGGCGCCGACGAGCGCGACCTCGCATCGTTGACAGCCTCGGTGCCGAAAGCCATCGAGGAGTCACGCAGCGTGCTCGGTGCACGTCGACTCTTCGCACGCCGAGAGCGGAAGGATGCCGGAGCCAACGCCGCCGAGTTCCTCACGGGCTACGAGGCGTGGGCGATCGGCCGCGGGCTCGACGCCACCATTGAGAATCTGCGCCCGACCTGGACCGGTGCCGCCACCCTCGGGGCGGCCGACGCGCTGTCCGACGTCGTCGGGCTACGCCCCCATCTCGAGAAGCTCGGCCGCCTCGACCTCATCGACGCGACGCCGGTCCATGAGCTCCCAGACGCGATCACCGCCCTCAACTCAGCCCTCAAGGGCGAGGAGGAGTTCCGCAAGGAGGCGACGCGAGCCGGCGACGCGGTGCGCCGCGCCGAAACGAACGAGGTGCTCGCCAAGATGCACGTCGACCGCCTCCGCGAGGCGACAGCAGAACGCCTGGTGACCAAGCCCCTCGTCGACGCCGGCATCACCACGGTCGGGGCGGTGAAGGACACCAGGAACCTCGAGTCGCTGCCCGGGATCGGTCCCGCGTCGGCCCGCCGCATCCGCGGCGCAGCCGTGACGATCGAGCAGACCACGTTCGACGAGATGCCCCCGCGCATCGACATCAAGCGAAAGACCGCGACCGCGACGATCCTCCTCAAGGCACTCGGCGCGTGGGACGCGGCCCGCTCACTACGCAACGCGACCTCCGACATCGAACGCGCCACCGAGCTTGTGGATCTCGCCGAGGCCGTCAGCAAGCAGACCACCCACCTGATCGTCGCCTCCGCGACCTCCCAGGACGCCGTCGAACTGCTCGTGGGCGTCAACGCCGTCGTGAAGCGTGGAATGGCCCTGTCCGGCGCGCGCCAGACAACCACCGCGCCGCCACGCGACCCATGGGAGGACTTCCTCTCCCGGCCCGCCGACTACTACGGCATGCTCGCCGAGTTGGGCTTCCTCACCGAGGACGAAGGCAAGGCGCACGGCGACCTGCCCGAGGAGATCGTCGAAGCCGTCCGTGCGCTCGCGCTCAACGCCGAGTACCTCACCGTCGGAACCCTGCGCGGCTACCAGAGCTTCGGTGCCCGGTTCGCGCTCGTCCAACGCAAAGTGATCATCGGCGACGAGATGGGCCTCGGAAAGACGGTCGAGGCCATCACGGTGCTCGCCCACCTGCGCGGCGCGCACGGGCTCAACCACTTCATCGTCGTGTGCCCCGCCGCCGTCGTCACCAACTGGATCCGCGAGATCCAGTCCAAGTCGAAGCTGCGCGCCCACCGCATCCACGGCAACGAACGCGAACGCGCTGCCCTGTCCTGGACCCGGTACGGCGGCGTCGCAGTCACGACCTTCGAGACCCTCAACTGGTTTCAGGACAACTACCCACTCACCCTCACCATCGGTGCCGTCATCGTCGACGAGGCCCACTACATCAAGAACCCCGACGCCCAGCGCTCCCGGAACACCGCCGCGCTGCTGCGCCGCAGCGAGCGCGCCGTCTTCCTCACCGGCACTCCACTCGAGAACCGGCTCGATGAGTTCGCGGCCCTGGTCAAGTACCTCCAGCCCCAGCTCCTCGTCTCGACCAACGGGCTGTCGCCACGCACCTTCAGAAAGCAGGTGGCGCCCGCGTACCTGCGCCGCAACCAGGAGGACGTGCTTCAGGAACTGCCCGAGCTGATCGAGGTCGACGAGGTAGTGCCAATGTCCTCGGCCGACACTGCCGCGTACCGGTCCGCCGTTCAGGCAGGCAACTTCATGGCAATGCGGCAGGCAGCCATGACGCAGGGCCCGAGCTCCGCCAAGCTCGAGCGACTCAAGGAGATCGTCGCCGAGGCCGAGGCCAACGGGCGCCGCGTCATCGTCTTCTCCCACTTCCGCGAAGTGCTCGACCAGGTTGCCCGCGCACTGCCCGGTGAGGTGTTCGGACCGCTCACGGGTTCCGTCGCCGCCGTCGCACGCCAACGCATGGTCGACGAGTTCTCCAAAGCCGGTCACGGCGCCGTCCTCGTCTCCCAGATCGTCGCAGGTGGCGTTGGACTCAACATCCAGGCCGCCTCAGTGATCGTCATCTGCGAGCCACAGCTCAAGCCGACGACCGAATGGCAGGCCATCGCCCGCGCCCACCGCATGGGACAGCTCGACACCGTGCAGGTTCACCGCCTGCTCTCCGAGGAAGGCGTCGACAAGCGCGTCACGGAGATCCTTGCCCGCAAATCGGCGCTGTTCGACGACTTCGCCCGCCACTCCGACACGGCACACAGCGCCGAGGAAGCGTTCGACATCACCGAGCGCGAACTCGCGCGCGAGGTTGTCGAGGCGGAGCGGGAGCGGCTGTTCGCCGGGGGACCTGGACCAGATGACGCCGGCGAGTCTGACGAGGCCGCTGCCTGA